A genomic stretch from Candidatus Methylacidiphilales bacterium includes:
- a CDS encoding glycosyltransferase family A protein has product MSEVSILIPCHNAEPWIDRCVESALAQTHPDTEVLVMDDGSTDCSRELLRRFGGRIRVLEQERSGANQARNRLLSQAQGGWVQFLDADDELLPDKIALQLKEGVNTRADVLAGGVISEIWRCGKPQFREVCSVDANSDLIELWLAWRFPQTGGLLWRKEALIRIGGWKEDLPCCQDYEVVMRAIQQGLVLVPTSNAGAIYRLWSEETLSRKNVLQTLEMRTALSFSMRDWLAERGRATDKLQSALGRSLLEMSRTLARYDLNVAEEYYCAHQKEIKLLGPAAPWHYRLALGLLGFRRAEQLAAFYRHAS; this is encoded by the coding sequence GTGTCTGAAGTTTCCATTTTAATACCTTGTCATAACGCGGAGCCATGGATCGACAGATGCGTGGAAAGTGCGCTTGCACAAACACATCCGGATACCGAGGTGCTGGTCATGGACGATGGTTCAACCGACTGCAGCCGCGAGTTGCTTCGGCGCTTTGGCGGCCGAATCCGTGTTTTGGAGCAGGAACGTTCGGGGGCGAACCAGGCGCGCAACCGCCTTTTGTCCCAGGCCCAAGGCGGCTGGGTGCAATTTTTGGACGCGGATGACGAATTGCTTCCGGATAAAATTGCGCTTCAACTCAAGGAGGGTGTGAATACCCGTGCGGATGTTCTGGCGGGCGGCGTTATCAGCGAAATTTGGAGATGCGGAAAACCGCAATTCCGGGAAGTCTGTTCCGTGGATGCCAACAGTGATTTGATTGAATTATGGCTGGCTTGGAGGTTTCCTCAAACCGGCGGCCTGCTGTGGCGTAAAGAGGCACTGATCAGGATTGGTGGCTGGAAGGAGGACCTGCCTTGCTGCCAGGATTATGAGGTGGTCATGCGCGCTATTCAGCAGGGATTGGTACTTGTTCCGACCTCAAATGCCGGCGCCATTTACCGCCTCTGGTCTGAAGAAACACTCAGTCGGAAGAATGTCCTTCAAACACTGGAAATGCGCACGGCTCTGAGCTTCTCCATGCGCGATTGGCTGGCGGAGCGGGGGAGAGCTACAGACAAGCTTCAGAGCGCACTGGGACGTTCCTTGTTGGAAATGAGCCGCACCCTGGCGCGTTATGATCTGAATGTGGCGGAAGAATATTATTGCGCGCATCAAAAAGAGATAAAATTACTTGGGCCTGCCGCGCCCTGGCATTATCGCCTTGCCCTTGGACTGCTCGGGTTCCGCCGTGCTGAACAATTGGCCGCCTTTTACCGCCATGCTTCCTGA
- a CDS encoding glycosyltransferase family 4 protein has translation MKILFISSSSGSRGGGEIFLARLGPALAGMGHEVALWASEHPRMDELCSVFSKIGTVFRSPYRNTYDRRFRGLGFPWGRKIPGRITRVWEDWKPDVIHFNKQNLEDGLDLLAAAKTLKTPGVCTIHLTQSPSALGAVCGRLRDWNARRALRRFSGNYITVHESRAVELRRFLGPENTVKVVSNGVEVPAQEEILRLRNLKRVELKLEADDLLVIGVGRFVEQKRPLLFLEQAARLKKSFPRARFLWVGGENEKSFGWVGRGTRFGAGSLMERWRDEVRKLRMEDCVGQEPWQEELRPFLAAADAYFHTAEYEGLPFSLLEAMAAGLPPAVSPEVRRDLDFLDTHNSIELTSDLDWAGADGLFQRIGSKARETIQERYSIRKMAGEYEKLYLEAAAH, from the coding sequence ATGAAAATTTTGTTTATCAGCAGCAGTTCAGGTTCGAGAGGAGGAGGTGAAATATTTCTGGCGCGTCTGGGTCCGGCCCTCGCGGGAATGGGCCATGAGGTGGCGCTCTGGGCCTCGGAGCACCCCAGGATGGATGAACTTTGTTCCGTTTTCTCAAAAATCGGGACGGTTTTCAGAAGTCCCTACCGTAACACCTATGACCGCCGTTTTCGGGGTCTGGGATTTCCATGGGGAAGGAAAATCCCGGGCCGCATTACCCGGGTTTGGGAAGATTGGAAGCCGGATGTGATTCATTTCAACAAACAAAACCTCGAGGACGGGCTTGATTTATTAGCGGCGGCAAAAACTTTGAAAACGCCCGGCGTCTGCACGATTCATCTGACGCAAAGCCCGTCCGCATTGGGCGCTGTGTGCGGAAGGCTCCGTGATTGGAATGCACGGCGCGCGCTGCGGCGCTTTTCCGGGAATTATATTACCGTCCACGAAAGCCGCGCGGTGGAACTCAGGCGCTTTCTCGGCCCTGAAAACACAGTCAAAGTGGTTTCCAATGGCGTGGAGGTTCCGGCACAGGAGGAAATCCTGCGACTCCGAAATTTAAAGCGCGTGGAATTGAAACTCGAAGCCGATGATCTGCTCGTAATTGGAGTTGGGCGGTTTGTCGAACAAAAGCGCCCATTGCTGTTTCTTGAACAGGCGGCGCGTTTAAAAAAGTCCTTCCCACGCGCCCGCTTTTTGTGGGTGGGCGGTGAGAATGAAAAGTCCTTCGGGTGGGTGGGCCGGGGAACCCGGTTCGGCGCCGGCTCGTTGATGGAGCGGTGGCGGGATGAAGTACGGAAATTGCGGATGGAAGATTGCGTGGGACAAGAGCCCTGGCAGGAGGAGTTGAGGCCCTTTCTGGCCGCCGCAGATGCTTATTTCCACACTGCTGAGTATGAGGGGTTGCCATTTTCACTTTTGGAAGCCATGGCTGCGGGGCTCCCGCCTGCGGTTTCCCCGGAAGTCAGAAGAGACCTGGATTTTCTTGATACCCATAATTCAATAGAACTTACATCGGATTTGGACTGGGCTGGCGCCGACGGCCTTTTTCAGCGGATCGGTTCCAAAGCGCGGGAGACAATTCAAGAGCGCTATTCAATCCGTAAAATGGCCGGCGAATACGAAAAGCTATATCTGGAAGCCGCGGCACATTGA
- a CDS encoding glycosyltransferase, whose product MKIAFYQLFGEKSKGGLDAAVSRLKTRLELSGVDVRVAGPGVDLTGVNLVHFHGLWQPAWRAVAKSCRSEGRPYLISPHGMLEPWSLRQKTWKKWPYYHLFEKNFLGNASCILATSRMEAGNILKLLPGRKVEMIPLGLPSIKGPDYSAARKRLGWDRKVILFLSRVHPKKGLHLLLQALRELHKKGIRDYKLVIVGSGESGYLSQLQAYCRSHVRSLPEIEWTGEIWGEARWDYFQGADLFCLPSYSENFGLAVLESLQVGTPVLTTDQTPWGDCKGQAGCYICSPDVKSLCHNLENWFQSSEWDEGARDVLATSIHEAYRWDVLMPRYLALYKELLVAHHLTKNGPLG is encoded by the coding sequence ATGAAAATTGCATTTTACCAGCTTTTTGGCGAAAAATCCAAGGGTGGATTGGATGCCGCCGTATCCCGGCTGAAAACGCGGCTGGAATTGAGCGGTGTGGATGTGAGGGTGGCCGGCCCGGGCGTTGATTTGACCGGCGTCAATCTGGTGCATTTTCATGGACTTTGGCAGCCGGCGTGGAGGGCGGTGGCAAAATCATGCCGGAGTGAGGGCAGGCCTTATCTGATTTCACCCCACGGCATGCTTGAACCCTGGTCTTTGAGGCAGAAAACGTGGAAGAAGTGGCCGTATTACCACCTATTCGAAAAGAATTTTTTGGGTAACGCTTCCTGCATTCTTGCCACCAGCCGAATGGAAGCCGGCAATATTCTTAAGCTGTTGCCAGGCCGGAAGGTTGAAATGATTCCGCTGGGATTGCCTTCCATCAAGGGGCCGGACTACAGCGCGGCGCGCAAAAGACTGGGGTGGGACCGCAAGGTGATATTGTTTTTGTCCCGGGTCCATCCCAAAAAGGGCCTGCACTTGCTATTACAAGCATTGAGGGAATTGCATAAAAAGGGAATTAGAGACTACAAACTTGTCATTGTTGGAAGCGGAGAAAGCGGGTATCTGTCCCAACTCCAAGCCTATTGCCGCAGCCATGTGAGGTCGCTTCCCGAAATCGAATGGACCGGGGAAATCTGGGGGGAAGCCAGGTGGGATTATTTTCAAGGGGCCGATCTGTTTTGCCTGCCCTCGTATTCCGAAAATTTCGGACTGGCGGTGCTGGAATCCTTGCAGGTTGGAACACCGGTCCTCACTACCGATCAAACGCCTTGGGGTGATTGCAAAGGGCAGGCAGGTTGTTACATCTGTTCGCCCGATGTAAAGTCGCTATGCCATAACCTGGAGAATTGGTTCCAGTCTTCCGAATGGGACGAGGGGGCCAGAGATGTTCTGGCCACCTCAATTCATGAGGCATACAGATGGGATGTTTTGATGCCCCGCTATCTGGCGCTCTACAAGGAGCTGCTAGTGGCCCATCATCTCACGAAGAACGGGCCGCTAGGTTGA
- a CDS encoding polysaccharide biosynthesis tyrosine autokinase, giving the protein MNQFDLNKPQVMATWSASFFTKLHRYRTLLKRRWWVLLASLAVCIAYQSVKIAQTAPIYISRSKMMVSPRISVMDKVSYSEELNSFIGTQIELMRGAEVHTRAMNRVKAVQPELPQSAVGLDVYQTPRTSIFEFTATGSEPRFTQAYLDAVMREFIKYKDEMRSQTSDKTLSSLTEQLLRLDKELKEYQEKLFDFQKQNDVIFLQEQGNTAAQYLANLDREMADMKKEYQLLDLLSFEDNLRRANLAAQKDQQAAGKTPAPGNPNNPDSDNSYIQEGPESDYLKTKKELQILNSNLDELSVNLKPLHPKIIKMKSDIARQERLLEIYKTQGIEQLKARQNTLKVRLENAAKIRSEYEPKALDSSRKMADYARLKADVERVKGLYNRLLDTVQNIDVSSNINQTEIEILEFATAPQSTRPDFMKGVLTGAIVGFVIGIGILFLLDRIDDRVNSFTELREYFDEQVLGQIPLESASGGKRVEILKREDSRQVYSEAFRNIRSSLMYMAVEGERPKTILVTSAIPNEGKSTVSCNLAITMAFAGSRVLLIDADMRKGLLHAELNIPATPGLSEILAQKMSWQEVVSQTPYENLHFIPRGHASAQVGELLLNPATILFLQHVRNEYDYVIIDSAPILATDDTPSLAPKIDGTLMVLRASHTSMRLSRNSLDALYQRQVNVLGIVFNCIDTNLPDYYHYQYYKYYYSST; this is encoded by the coding sequence ATGAACCAATTCGATCTCAACAAGCCGCAGGTCATGGCCACATGGTCTGCGTCTTTTTTTACAAAGCTGCACCGCTACCGGACGCTCCTCAAGAGGCGTTGGTGGGTGTTGTTGGCGAGCCTCGCCGTCTGCATTGCCTATCAGTCCGTCAAAATCGCCCAGACGGCGCCGATTTATATTTCAAGGTCAAAAATGATGGTAAGCCCGCGCATCAGCGTGATGGACAAAGTTTCGTACAGCGAAGAACTGAACAGCTTTATCGGCACCCAGATTGAACTCATGCGTGGGGCCGAAGTCCACACCCGCGCCATGAACCGCGTCAAGGCCGTCCAACCCGAATTGCCCCAGAGCGCCGTCGGCCTGGACGTCTATCAAACACCCCGGACCTCGATTTTTGAATTTACCGCCACGGGTTCGGAACCCCGGTTTACCCAGGCGTACCTGGACGCGGTCATGCGCGAATTCATCAAATACAAGGATGAAATGCGTTCTCAAACCTCGGACAAAACACTGTCCTCCCTGACGGAGCAACTGCTGCGCCTGGACAAGGAGCTCAAGGAATACCAGGAAAAGCTTTTTGACTTTCAAAAGCAAAACGATGTCATTTTCCTGCAGGAACAGGGAAACACGGCGGCGCAATATCTCGCCAATCTGGACCGCGAAATGGCGGATATGAAAAAGGAGTACCAGTTGTTGGACCTGCTCAGTTTTGAAGACAACCTGCGCCGCGCAAATCTGGCGGCGCAGAAGGACCAGCAAGCGGCGGGAAAAACCCCGGCGCCCGGTAATCCCAACAATCCAGACTCCGACAACTCCTATATCCAGGAAGGGCCGGAAAGCGATTATCTGAAAACAAAAAAGGAACTCCAGATTCTCAATTCCAACCTTGATGAATTGTCGGTCAATCTAAAGCCGCTCCACCCCAAAATCATCAAGATGAAGAGCGATATTGCGCGCCAGGAACGCTTGCTGGAAATTTACAAGACGCAGGGGATTGAACAGTTGAAGGCGCGCCAGAACACCCTCAAGGTCCGCCTGGAAAATGCCGCCAAAATCAGGAGCGAATATGAGCCCAAGGCGCTCGATTCCAGCCGTAAAATGGCTGACTATGCGCGGCTCAAGGCCGATGTCGAGCGGGTCAAAGGCCTTTATAACCGGCTGCTGGATACAGTGCAGAATATCGATGTCAGCTCCAATATCAACCAGACTGAAATTGAGATTCTGGAGTTTGCAACCGCTCCACAATCCACCCGCCCCGACTTTATGAAGGGAGTCCTCACAGGCGCAATTGTGGGGTTTGTTATCGGGATCGGGATTCTGTTTCTACTCGACCGGATCGATGACCGCGTTAATTCCTTCACTGAATTGCGGGAGTATTTTGACGAGCAGGTGCTTGGCCAGATACCCTTGGAATCCGCCTCGGGCGGCAAACGCGTTGAGATACTCAAACGGGAAGATTCCCGGCAGGTTTATTCGGAGGCATTCCGCAATATCCGCTCTTCCCTGATGTACATGGCAGTCGAAGGAGAACGCCCTAAAACCATTTTGGTTACCAGCGCCATTCCCAATGAAGGGAAATCCACCGTGTCCTGCAACCTCGCGATCACCATGGCTTTTGCCGGGTCCCGCGTCCTGCTGATTGACGCCGACATGCGGAAGGGATTGCTTCACGCGGAGCTGAACATCCCTGCAACACCAGGACTTTCAGAGATTCTCGCACAGAAAATGAGCTGGCAGGAAGTGGTTTCCCAGACCCCTTATGAGAATCTTCACTTCATTCCACGCGGGCATGCGAGCGCCCAGGTGGGGGAACTGTTGCTCAACCCGGCAACCATTTTGTTTCTCCAGCACGTGCGGAATGAGTACGACTATGTGATCATCGACAGCGCGCCGATTCTTGCCACCGACGACACACCGAGCCTGGCGCCTAAAATTGACGGGACGCTCATGGTGCTGCGGGCCTCGCACACCTCCATGCGCCTGAGCCGGAACTCCCTGGACGCGCTGTACCAACGCCAGGTGAACGTGCTAGGCATTGTTTTCAATTGCATCGACACCAATCTGCCTGACTACTATCACTACCAGTATTACAAATATTATTATTCCTCAACCTAG
- a CDS encoding glycosyltransferase family 4 protein has product MSHKATRPMIAVSATNPCHLYEMALELRKLGVLSRYYSGYPRWKLKPPPQFPMASSSWRTLAVYGALRFAPRCQKLSPQRMFRWQDDSFDRAVARMLCPADFIHAMPGQCHETFRAAKGLGIRTVLNHATGPVRQQLAAVAEEYRRFGLKQEKFHFFNDAYFSREAREYSLADYHCVASSVVQEQLVAEGVDKNRIWVIPYGADPAFFYPGQKPVQAPFTIAFAGQICLRKGIQYLLEALQSEEAKGWKLEGYGVISREMESVLPKYQPACQTTWHGAIPRFELGKAFRKSSVLVLPSLEEGFGLVVPQALACGIPCIVSDRTGAKDLIRHRDNGSIVPACDAGAILEELHFWSENPKCVKEDMSWRAPGLKMKEISEGVLV; this is encoded by the coding sequence ATGAGCCATAAAGCAACCCGGCCCATGATAGCGGTTTCAGCCACCAATCCCTGCCACCTTTACGAGATGGCGCTGGAGTTGAGAAAATTGGGTGTATTAAGTCGTTATTATTCCGGATACCCGCGCTGGAAACTCAAGCCGCCTCCCCAATTCCCGATGGCTTCGAGCAGTTGGCGAACCCTGGCGGTTTATGGAGCGCTTCGATTTGCGCCCCGATGCCAGAAGCTTTCGCCACAGCGGATGTTCCGCTGGCAGGATGATTCATTTGACCGGGCCGTGGCCCGCATGCTGTGCCCTGCGGATTTTATCCATGCCATGCCCGGGCAATGCCACGAAACATTCCGCGCCGCCAAAGGACTGGGAATCCGGACGGTATTGAACCATGCAACTGGCCCGGTGCGGCAACAATTGGCCGCCGTTGCTGAAGAATACCGGCGCTTCGGCTTGAAACAGGAGAAATTCCATTTTTTCAACGACGCATATTTTTCCAGGGAGGCCCGGGAATATTCCCTGGCCGACTATCATTGTGTCGCATCCTCGGTCGTGCAAGAACAGCTCGTGGCTGAGGGCGTTGATAAAAATCGCATCTGGGTTATTCCTTATGGCGCGGATCCTGCGTTCTTTTATCCGGGACAGAAACCTGTGCAAGCGCCCTTTACCATCGCCTTTGCGGGGCAAATTTGTCTGAGAAAGGGAATCCAATATCTGCTTGAAGCCCTGCAATCGGAAGAGGCGAAAGGCTGGAAACTGGAGGGCTATGGTGTAATTTCGCGTGAGATGGAAAGTGTCCTGCCTAAATACCAACCGGCTTGCCAAACAACCTGGCACGGCGCAATTCCAAGGTTTGAATTGGGCAAGGCCTTCCGAAAAAGCTCGGTTTTGGTTTTGCCATCGCTGGAGGAAGGGTTCGGACTGGTGGTGCCCCAGGCTCTGGCTTGCGGCATTCCTTGCATCGTAAGCGACCGCACGGGAGCAAAAGATCTTATCCGCCATCGGGACAATGGATCGATAGTCCCGGCGTGTGATGCGGGGGCGATTTTGGAGGAATTGCATTTTTGGTCTGAAAACCCGAAATGCGTGAAAGAAGACATGAGTTGGCGGGCGCCGGGCTTGAAGATGAAGGAAATCAGCGAAGGAGTTTTGGTTTGA
- a CDS encoding glycosyltransferase — translation MGDRTPSKIVTEAEAASGASGHAAGIVIITRNRFEDLKTVFARLQLDAYLKGLPVLVYDDASDSAPEDYWHFLEASCVKVLRATDRYGYIYARNEANRQAPFDLIFSLDDDSCLIDAGGARNAVRYLENNPSVAVLSFPVIETHQMSHAPAMPAGPCASFIGCGHLIRREVFLKLGGYRVDFVHQVEELELAMRIYQAGYEIRHFPECPVEHWSSDASRDWRRMGYYGPRNQVFMHFLHTPAVLLPFELLRLLCKYGKLSFRTGLPGCHFRGWIDGIGTGIKNRRERKAMGFRKYLEFRNLQRRSPQ, via the coding sequence ATGGGTGATAGAACCCCGTCAAAAATAGTCACAGAAGCGGAAGCGGCATCCGGCGCATCAGGACACGCCGCGGGGATTGTCATTATCACCCGCAACCGCTTTGAGGATCTGAAGACTGTATTTGCCCGGCTTCAACTGGACGCGTATTTAAAAGGATTGCCAGTTTTGGTTTATGATGATGCCAGTGATTCGGCGCCGGAGGACTATTGGCATTTCCTGGAAGCGTCCTGTGTTAAAGTTCTGCGCGCCACGGACAGGTACGGGTACATTTATGCGCGTAATGAGGCAAACCGCCAGGCGCCCTTTGATCTCATCTTCAGCCTGGATGATGATTCCTGCTTGATCGATGCCGGCGGGGCGCGCAATGCAGTGCGGTATTTGGAAAACAATCCAAGTGTTGCCGTGTTAAGTTTTCCGGTGATTGAAACACATCAAATGAGCCACGCTCCCGCGATGCCAGCCGGCCCATGCGCCTCATTTATCGGATGCGGCCATCTGATACGCAGGGAAGTTTTTCTCAAGCTTGGCGGCTACCGGGTTGATTTTGTCCACCAGGTGGAGGAACTGGAACTGGCGATGCGGATTTATCAAGCCGGCTATGAAATCAGGCATTTTCCCGAATGCCCGGTGGAGCATTGGTCCTCGGACGCCTCGCGCGACTGGCGGCGCATGGGTTACTACGGTCCGCGCAACCAGGTTTTCATGCATTTCCTGCACACCCCTGCGGTTTTGCTTCCCTTCGAATTGCTCCGGCTGCTGTGCAAGTATGGGAAACTTTCCTTTCGCACCGGATTGCCCGGCTGTCATTTCCGAGGTTGGATTGACGGTATTGGAACAGGAATTAAAAATCGCCGGGAACGCAAGGCCATGGGCTTCAGGAAATATCTGGAATTCCGGAATCTGCAAAGGCGCAGCCCTCAATGA
- a CDS encoding acyltransferase: MELLIRCLTGLRSRYNQWILHSRGVAIEGKCWFQDVAVPRNPWDIQIGAGVMLDEKVTLLSTGEKREAPRIILHSGTYINRYTMLDATEKIELGEKCLIGPFCYITDHDHDLEKGAGHFVSRPVIIRDGCWIGAHVTVLKGVEIGENSIVGAGSVVTRSLPPGCVAAGNPARVIKQRTFSSEDLK, from the coding sequence ATGGAGTTGCTAATACGATGCCTTACAGGACTGCGTTCGCGTTATAATCAATGGATTCTCCACAGCCGCGGTGTTGCCATTGAAGGGAAGTGCTGGTTTCAGGATGTGGCTGTGCCGCGGAACCCATGGGACATCCAAATTGGCGCGGGTGTCATGTTGGATGAAAAGGTAACCCTGCTTTCCACCGGCGAGAAAAGGGAAGCACCGAGGATTATTTTACATTCCGGCACTTATATCAACCGCTACACAATGCTGGATGCGACGGAAAAAATCGAGCTTGGCGAAAAATGCCTTATCGGGCCATTTTGCTATATCACAGACCATGACCATGATCTGGAGAAAGGCGCCGGGCATTTTGTCAGCCGTCCCGTCATTATCCGCGACGGCTGCTGGATCGGCGCGCATGTAACGGTGCTAAAAGGGGTGGAAATCGGCGAGAATTCAATCGTGGGCGCGGGCAGTGTGGTGACCCGGAGCCTGCCTCCGGGCTGCGTCGCGGCGGGAAACCCGGCGCGTGTCATCAAACAGCGGACTTTCTCATCAGAGGACCTCAAATAG
- a CDS encoding glycosyltransferase family 4 protein yields the protein MKLPKVAFFTVMPSPYQRDLFEALAKENEIKLTIYYQQPGAQDSPWKRAELNSYERLLSGRGVEFLNVRLQFNRGLPAADEADLWVINGSLTSPSAQWMMRRNPGNSRWIFWGEQIRPTSNLLKQRLQRFLSWPLAQASGIAAVGSRAARDYALRFPGQRIWNMPYHCDLHPYQALDQRRASDANVTFFFCGQMIRRKGIDILLEAFTQLCQGNTLARLLLAGRPGELPALLETLPAPVRNRIEYAGFKEPHELPEYFARADVFVLSSRYDGWGVVINQALGAGLPIICSEAAGASQDLVDSGKNGLRVPAGKAALLFDAMKKLADDPLLRGEMGNYSLEKSREWTAEAGAKKWLKLVGETLASG from the coding sequence ATGAAGCTTCCCAAAGTCGCGTTTTTCACCGTCATGCCCTCTCCTTATCAGAGAGATTTGTTTGAGGCGCTGGCGAAGGAAAATGAGATCAAACTAACAATATATTATCAACAACCCGGAGCGCAGGACTCGCCCTGGAAGCGCGCGGAATTGAACAGCTATGAAAGGCTTCTTTCGGGCCGGGGGGTTGAATTTTTAAATGTCCGGTTGCAATTCAACCGCGGATTGCCCGCCGCGGATGAGGCCGATCTTTGGGTCATCAACGGAAGCCTGACCTCGCCATCGGCCCAATGGATGATGCGGAGAAACCCCGGCAACTCCCGCTGGATTTTCTGGGGCGAGCAAATCCGTCCGACCTCGAACTTGCTAAAGCAACGGTTGCAGCGGTTTTTATCCTGGCCCCTTGCGCAGGCTTCGGGGATAGCGGCCGTCGGCTCGCGCGCCGCCCGGGATTATGCCCTCCGCTTTCCCGGCCAAAGGATATGGAACATGCCGTATCATTGCGACTTGCACCCGTACCAAGCGCTTGATCAAAGAAGGGCCTCGGATGCAAACGTGACATTTTTCTTCTGCGGCCAGATGATTCGCAGAAAGGGAATCGATATCCTGCTCGAGGCTTTCACACAGCTTTGCCAGGGCAATACATTGGCCCGACTGCTCCTGGCGGGGCGGCCGGGGGAGTTGCCCGCATTGCTGGAGACGCTCCCGGCTCCCGTGCGGAACAGGATTGAATACGCCGGTTTCAAAGAACCGCATGAATTGCCGGAATATTTTGCCCGGGCGGATGTGTTTGTTCTGTCAAGCCGCTATGATGGCTGGGGTGTCGTCATTAATCAGGCGCTGGGAGCCGGTCTCCCGATCATTTGCTCGGAGGCCGCCGGGGCAAGCCAGGACCTGGTTGATTCCGGGAAAAACGGGCTGAGGGTTCCGGCCGGGAAAGCCGCCTTGTTGTTTGATGCGATGAAAAAGCTGGCTGACGACCCGTTGTTGCGCGGGGAAATGGGAAATTATTCGCTGGAAAAATCCAGGGAGTGGACGGCGGAGGCAGGCGCAAAAAAATGGTTAAAACTGGTGGGAGAAACCCTGGCAAGCGGATGA
- a CDS encoding glycosyltransferase family 2 protein encodes MLPDYSIVIATRSRHLDLMRTLESLKAQTLQPERVVVVDASPSNETRDLLEKNSFDRVVYLRADASSSALQRNQGAREVRTPLISFLDDDVWLPPDLYEKLLSVLATDAEGRIGGVAGRIRGLEHSKPGRLLRWYYQIQAGYRHPHYGGRLFGPAINCLPCYAEEKGPLIEAEWLNSTCVLYRRELFEKQQFPQFEGYSFMEDAHLSARIAKTHRLYFHADAFYEHFSPESSAKSDKRALARMRLHNQKIIAREVMGLGRVETQAKLLLHRLFTSFVIIRERNPGWARELEGTWSC; translated from the coding sequence ATGCTTCCTGATTATAGCATTGTAATAGCAACTCGTTCCCGGCATTTGGATTTGATGCGGACGCTTGAGTCGCTGAAGGCCCAGACCCTCCAGCCTGAACGCGTGGTGGTGGTTGATGCTTCTCCGTCGAATGAAACACGGGACCTGCTGGAAAAAAATTCATTTGACCGGGTTGTTTACTTGCGCGCAGACGCATCGAGCAGTGCACTGCAACGAAACCAGGGCGCAAGGGAAGTTCGTACGCCGTTGATTTCCTTCCTGGACGATGATGTGTGGCTGCCTCCGGACTTGTATGAAAAATTGCTTTCCGTACTGGCAACGGATGCTGAGGGACGGATTGGGGGCGTGGCCGGCCGGATTCGAGGCTTGGAGCATTCCAAGCCGGGACGACTGCTTCGCTGGTATTATCAAATTCAGGCGGGTTACAGGCATCCGCATTATGGTGGCCGGTTGTTCGGGCCCGCAATTAACTGTCTCCCGTGTTATGCGGAAGAGAAGGGCCCATTGATCGAAGCCGAATGGCTAAACAGCACCTGTGTGCTTTATAGGAGGGAATTGTTTGAGAAGCAGCAATTTCCGCAATTTGAGGGTTACAGCTTCATGGAAGATGCGCATCTTTCGGCGAGAATTGCCAAAACCCACCGTCTGTATTTTCATGCCGACGCGTTCTACGAACATTTCAGCCCGGAAAGTTCCGCAAAGAGCGACAAGCGCGCCCTGGCGCGTATGCGACTGCACAACCAGAAAATAATCGCCCGTGAGGTAATGGGTCTTGGCAGGGTTGAAACGCAAGCCAAGCTGTTGTTACACCGTTTGTTTACATCCTTTGTGATTATACGAGAAAGGAACCCGGGCTGGGCGCGAGAATTGGAGGGAACATGGAGTTGCTAA